Proteins encoded in a region of the Cheilinus undulatus linkage group 8, ASM1832078v1, whole genome shotgun sequence genome:
- the LOC121513774 gene encoding serum paraoxonase/arylesterase 2-like yields the protein MGKLVWTSIFIAALSAFFGERLINLRKRALASREVVNNHLPNCVLLKNIDHGSEDITILGNGLAFISTGIKYPGMPPSDAPGRILVVDMNDSRLKPVELRMPRNFDLDSFNPHGISVYIDPSDDSIYLFVISHPEHKSQVELFKFVEDDYSLVHLKTIKHELLYSLNDIVAVGVDSFYATNDHYYTSEFLKGVVEPFLYQPWSNAVYYSPEEVKVVSEGYYFANGINISPDKRYIYLADIFDHNVHVLERKEDNSLIPIKSVAIGTLGDNIEVDPETGDLWLGCHPNGWKLFMFDPNDPPGSEVIRIQNIHSDQPVVTQVYADDGHVIMGASVAAPYGGKLLIGTVFHKALCCDLK from the exons ATGGGAAAGTTAGTCTGGACGTCGATTTTCATCGCTGCTTTATCGGCGTTTTTCGGTGAGAGGCTCATCAACCTCAG GAAAAGGGCCCTCGCTTCAAGGGAAGTAGTAAATAACCATCTCCCTAACTGTGTCCTACTGAAAAATATTG ATCATGGCTCCGAGGATATCACGATCCTTGGTAATGGGCTCGCCTTTATCAGCACT GGTATTAAGTATCCTGGCATGCCACCATCAGATGCACCTGGAAGGATTTTGGTCGTGGACATGAATGATTCTCGGTTGAAGCCAGTGGAGCTGCGCATGCCAAGAAACTTTGATCTGGACTCATTTAACCCCCATGGCATCAGTGTATACATTGATCCAAGTg ATGACTCGATATACCTCTTTGTTATCAGTCACCCTGAACACAAAAGTCAGGTAGAGCTGTTCAAATTTGTTGAAGATGACTACTCACTGGTGCATCTGAAAACCATCAAACATGAACTTCTCTACAG TTTAAACGACATCGTTGCTGTAGGAGTTGACTCCTTCTATGCAACAAATGATCACTACTACACGAGTGAATTCTTAAAAGGTGTGGTGGAGCCTTTCCTGTACCAGCCTTGGTCAAATGCTGTGTACTACAGCCCTGAGGAAGTAAAGGTGGTCTCTGAGGGATATTACTTTGCAAATGGCATCAATATCTCACCTGACAAAAG ATACATATATCTGGCAGATATATTTGATCATAATGTACATGTGCTTGAACGGAAAGAGGACAATTCATTAATCCCTATAAAG TCCGTGGCTATAGGGACCCTCGGTGACAACATTGAAGTGGACCCTGAAACTGGAGACCTGTGGTTGGGTTGTCACCCCAATGGATGGAAACTTTTCATGTTTGATCCAAATGACCCCCCTGGATCAGAG GTCATCCGCATCCAGAACATTCATTCTGACCAACCAGTGGTGACTCAGGTGTATGCTGATGATGGTCATGTGATCATGGGCGCCTCTGTAGCAGCTCCCTACGGGGGAAAGTTGCTCATCGGAACTGTGTTTCATAAAGCCTTGTGTTGCGATCTGAAATAA